CTGTCTGATATTTTTCTTAACTGGGCCATCAGCCACTTAACCGGGAGCAAATAATTCCTGGCAACCCCGAGTCCTAAAGCGTAAATGCGGCCCCATGCCGCTTGAGCCATTCCACTCGTTCTCGATAATCCGGAAGCACTTTGTCCACCTCGTTCCAGAACGCCTCAGTGTGCTCGCGCACATCTTGGATTCAAGAATCAAGTGCAACATGATTGAGATAATCCGCCGTTGCTTGGTCGAAAAGCTCCTGCGGGGTCTGAAAGTCAAAACGTTTTCTTGGCCGGGTGTTCAGCA
The window above is part of the Abyssibacter profundi genome. Proteins encoded here:
- a CDS encoding YgjP-like metallopeptidase domain-containing protein, whose product is MREHTEAFWNEVDKVLPDYRERVEWLKRHGAAFTL